A single Silvibacterium dinghuense DNA region contains:
- a CDS encoding CDP-alcohol phosphatidyltransferase family protein has translation MQAIVNGLALTRISPNVLTFIGLIINTGAAVLFGFANENNYVRMFVYAGLVIIGAGIFDMVDGRVARKTDQVTIFGAFFDSVIDRYSDVVLFFGLLVFYARGNRLFYVFLAAFVMITSLMVSYTRARAEALIGKCKVGFMERPERIVLIILGALFDRWGAMAPVLWVLAVLSTITVIHRIRYTYVQTSHMAPVQTTDPLALAAEREATGNVQPHPTSAL, from the coding sequence CTGCAGGCCATCGTGAATGGCCTGGCCCTTACCCGCATCTCGCCGAACGTTCTCACCTTCATCGGCCTCATCATTAATACCGGGGCCGCTGTCCTCTTCGGCTTCGCCAATGAGAACAACTACGTTCGCATGTTCGTTTATGCCGGCCTCGTCATCATCGGCGCCGGTATCTTTGACATGGTCGACGGCCGCGTCGCCCGCAAGACCGACCAGGTCACCATCTTCGGAGCCTTCTTTGACTCGGTCATCGATCGCTATTCCGATGTGGTGCTTTTCTTTGGCCTGCTGGTTTTCTACGCCCGCGGCAACCGCCTCTTCTATGTCTTCCTCGCGGCTTTCGTCATGATCACCTCGCTGATGGTCAGCTATACGCGCGCCCGCGCCGAAGCCCTCATCGGCAAGTGCAAGGTCGGCTTCATGGAACGCCCCGAGCGCATCGTGCTCATCATTCTCGGCGCTCTCTTCGACCGCTGGGGAGCCATGGCCCCTGTTCTCTGGGTTCTCGCCGTGCTCTCGACCATCACCGTGATCCACCGCATCCGCTACACCTATGTGCAGACCAGCCACATGGCGCCGGTCCAGACCACCGATCCCCTCGCTTTGGCCGCCGAACGGGAAGCCACCGGCAATGTACAGCCTCACCCCACCTCTGCTCTCTAG